The DNA segment TTATATTGGAGGAGTAGATGTTGATACTTGGATAGTTGAAGAATATTTACAACAGATTAAATCCTCACGCAGTGAAGTAAAAGAAATTGGCTGGTTAAATCTTTTGGAAATAGCAGAAAAGCTGAAAATTAAACTTTCTCAAACCAATCAAGCTGCAGAAAGTTGGTTTGATGATGAAAACTTTATTGCTCATGAATTAGTATTAGAGCGAGGGAAATTAGCAGAGATATTAGAATCTCGTCAAATGCTACAACAATTAAGAGATGCCTTAGATGAAATATTAGAAATCGCTCGAAACAAGGGAATAAAAAAGGCAGATATTGAGCAAGTTCTTTTAGTAGGTGGTAGCTGTCTAATCCCCACAGTACAACAATTAATAGTTTCCTACTTCGGACAAGATAGAGTAAGGCTAAATAAACCATTTGAAGCAATAGCACATGGAGCTTTAGCACTTAGTCAACTAGTTCAAGTAGAAGATTATCTACGTCATGGTTATGCTATTCGCTTATGGGAACCACAGGAAAAATGCTATATCTATCATCCTTTATTTAATGCTGGAATTAAATATCCTGCCAAAAAAGAACGACCTTTACTATTGCAAGTAGCACAAAATGGACAAACAGAAATTAATCTGGATATTGGAGAAGTCGCCGAAACCTCTCAAGCTGAAGTCACTTTTGATACAGATGGCAAAATGACAAGTACTCAGCTTTATAAGCAAACTGCTTTTCGCTCTCTAGAAAACAATTCTCAATTAGTCTGTGTAGCCCATTTAGAGCCACCTGGAAAGTTAGGAGAAAACCGAATTTCTGTTGAATTTGAAGTTGACCAAGGACGAGTATTAATTGCTACTGTTACGGATATTATTACTAATAAAGTATTAGTCAATAGAGTAGCAATTGCTAAATTAAAATAAAGACGATCTCCTTAAGGAAATATTTGGTAAATTTCTCTACGATGTGCTACTCGTTGACAGATAATAGTTTGATTGGTTTTATCAATGGTTAAGCCAATTCTAT comes from the Gloeocapsa sp. DLM2.Bin57 genome and includes:
- a CDS encoding Hsp70 family protein; translation: MTTVAIDFGTSNTIVCILDPVSQKPRTLKFKGISREFEGTGVSTVPTLVFVENNNTFSFGEQIRSQRKGLAQPERYFQSFKRNLVADYQAPPRLIDGKAYSAQDISELFLKNIWQHLAQQQIEPTQVIFTVPVGAFERYLDWFRDFSEQLKITNVQLVDESTAAALGYAVQKIGSLVLVVDFGGGTLDLSLVRTKPANNNILQAEVLAKSDAYIGGVDVDTWIVEEYLQQIKSSRSEVKEIGWLNLLEIAEKLKIKLSQTNQAAESWFDDENFIAHELVLERGKLAEILESRQMLQQLRDALDEILEIARNKGIKKADIEQVLLVGGSCLIPTVQQLIVSYFGQDRVRLNKPFEAIAHGALALSQLVQVEDYLRHGYAIRLWEPQEKCYIYHPLFNAGIKYPAKKERPLLLQVAQNGQTEINLDIGEVAETSQAEVTFDTDGKMTSTQLYKQTAFRSLENNSQLVCVAHLEPPGKLGENRISVEFEVDQGRVLIATVTDIITNKVLVNRVAIAKLK